A DNA window from Enterobacter cloacae subsp. cloacae ATCC 13047 contains the following coding sequences:
- a CDS encoding oxidative stress defense protein, whose translation MKFNVMALAALVSLGAVSVQANELPNGPHIVTSGTASVDAVPDVATLAIEVNVAAKDAASAKKQADDRVAQYLSFLEQNGVAKKDISSANLRTQPDYDYQNGKSILKGYRAVRSVEVTVRQLDKLNSLLDGALKAGLNEIRSVSLGVAQPEKYKDEARKAAIDDAMHQAQQLAAGFKSKLGPVYSVRYHVSNYQPSPMVRMMKADAAPVSAQESYEQPTIQFDDQVDVVFQLEPTQTQQTETAKAQ comes from the coding sequence GTGAAGTTTAACGTGATGGCCCTGGCGGCATTAGTAAGTTTGGGTGCGGTGTCTGTTCAGGCGAATGAATTGCCAAATGGTCCGCACATCGTCACTTCCGGCACCGCCAGCGTGGATGCGGTACCGGATGTTGCGACGCTGGCAATTGAAGTCAACGTGGCCGCGAAGGATGCCGCTTCCGCCAAGAAGCAGGCTGACGATCGTGTTGCGCAATATCTCTCTTTCCTGGAGCAGAACGGTGTTGCCAAAAAAGACATCAGCTCTGCGAACCTGCGTACTCAGCCTGATTACGACTACCAGAACGGCAAAAGTATCCTGAAAGGCTATCGCGCGGTGCGTAGCGTTGAAGTGACCGTCCGCCAGCTGGATAAGCTGAACTCCCTTCTGGATGGCGCGTTGAAGGCGGGTCTGAACGAAATTCGTTCCGTCTCACTGGGCGTTGCGCAACCGGAGAAATACAAAGACGAAGCGCGTAAAGCGGCAATTGATGATGCGATGCATCAGGCGCAGCAGCTGGCCGCTGGCTTTAAGAGTAAGCTCGGCCCGGTGTATAGCGTGCGTTACCACGTCTCTAACTATCAGCCAAGCCCGATGGTACGGATGATGAAAGCCGATGCGGCGCCGGTATCTGCTCAGGAAAGCTATGAGCAGCCGACCATTCAGTTCGACGATCAGGTTGATGTGGTGTTCCAGCTGGAGCCGACGCAAACTCAGCAAACTGAGACGGCTAAGGCGCAGTAA
- the pgk gene encoding phosphoglycerate kinase produces MSVIKMTDLDLAGKRVFIRADLNVPVKDGKVTSDARIRASLPTIELALKQGAKVMVTSHLGRPTEGEYNEEFSLLPVVNYLKDKLSSPVRLVKDYLDGVEVAAGELVVLENVRFNKGEKKDDEALSKKYAALCDVFVMDAFGTAHRAQASTHGIGKFADVACAGPLLAAELDALGKALKEPARPMVAIVGGSKVSTKLTVLDSLSKIADQLIVGGGIANTFVAAQGHNVGKSLYEADLVDEAKRLLGTCDIPVPTDVRVATEFSETATATLKSVNDIKDEEQILDLGDVSAQKLAEILKNAKTILWNGPVGVFEFPNFRKGTEIVANAIADSEAFSIAGGGDTLAAIDLFGIADKISYISTGGGAFLEFVEGKVLPAVAMLEERAKK; encoded by the coding sequence ATGTCTGTAATTAAGATGACCGATCTGGATCTGGCTGGTAAACGCGTTTTCATCCGTGCGGATCTGAACGTGCCAGTTAAAGATGGCAAAGTGACCAGTGACGCGCGTATCCGTGCATCTCTGCCAACCATCGAACTGGCTCTGAAGCAGGGTGCGAAAGTGATGGTGACCTCCCACCTGGGTCGTCCAACTGAAGGCGAGTACAACGAAGAGTTCTCTCTGCTGCCGGTTGTTAATTACCTGAAAGACAAACTGTCCAGCCCGGTTCGCCTGGTGAAAGATTACCTGGATGGCGTGGAAGTGGCTGCCGGTGAGCTGGTGGTGCTGGAAAACGTTCGCTTCAACAAAGGCGAGAAGAAAGACGACGAAGCACTCTCCAAAAAATACGCGGCGCTGTGCGACGTATTCGTAATGGATGCATTCGGTACTGCGCACCGTGCGCAGGCGTCTACCCACGGTATCGGTAAATTCGCAGACGTTGCGTGCGCTGGTCCTCTGCTGGCCGCGGAACTGGATGCGCTGGGTAAAGCACTGAAAGAACCTGCTCGTCCAATGGTTGCCATCGTGGGTGGTTCTAAAGTTTCTACCAAACTGACCGTTCTGGATTCCCTGTCTAAAATCGCTGACCAGCTGATCGTTGGCGGTGGTATCGCGAACACCTTCGTTGCCGCTCAGGGCCACAACGTTGGTAAATCCCTGTATGAAGCAGACCTGGTTGACGAAGCCAAACGCCTGCTGGGCACCTGTGATATCCCGGTTCCGACCGATGTTCGCGTTGCCACTGAGTTCTCCGAAACGGCGACTGCTACCCTGAAATCTGTAAACGACATCAAAGATGAAGAGCAGATTCTGGACCTGGGTGACGTTTCTGCACAGAAACTGGCTGAAATCCTGAAAAACGCAAAAACTATCCTGTGGAACGGTCCTGTTGGCGTGTTCGAATTCCCGAACTTCCGTAAAGGGACTGAAATTGTTGCTAACGCTATCGCAGACAGCGAAGCGTTCTCTATCGCAGGCGGTGGTGACACCCTGGCAGCAATCGACTTGTTCGGTATCGCTGACAAAATCTCCTACATCTCCACTGGTGGCGGCGCATTCCTCGAATTCGTGGAAGGCAAAGTTCTGCCAGCAGTAGCAATGCTCGAAGAGCGCGCTAAGAAGTAA
- the argP gene encoding DNA-binding transcriptional regulator ArgP, translating into MKRPDYRTLQALDAVIRERGFERAAQKLCITQSAVSQRIKQLENMFGQPLLVRTVPPRPTEQGQKLLALLRQVELLEDEWLGDEQTGSTPLLLSLAVNADSLATWLLPALAPVLADSPIRLNLQVEDETRTQERLRRGEVVGAVSIQPQALPSCLVDQLGALDYLFVGSKAFAERYFPNGVTRAALLKAPAVAFDHLDDMHQAFLQQNFDLPPGSVPCHIVNSSEAFVQLARQGTTCCMIPHLQIEKELKSGELIDLTPGLYQRRMLYWHRFAPESRMMRNVTDALLAYGHKVLRQD; encoded by the coding sequence ATGAAACGTCCGGACTACAGAACACTACAGGCACTTGATGCAGTTATTCGTGAACGCGGTTTTGAGCGCGCAGCGCAAAAGCTGTGTATTACTCAGTCCGCCGTATCGCAGCGTATCAAACAGCTTGAAAACATGTTCGGGCAGCCACTGCTGGTGCGTACCGTGCCACCGCGTCCAACAGAGCAAGGACAAAAGCTCCTTGCCCTGCTCCGTCAGGTTGAACTGCTGGAAGACGAATGGCTGGGTGATGAACAAACGGGTTCTACGCCGTTGCTGCTGTCGCTGGCGGTGAACGCCGACAGTCTGGCAACCTGGCTGCTGCCCGCCCTCGCCCCGGTCCTGGCCGATTCCCCTATCCGTCTTAATCTGCAGGTTGAAGATGAAACCCGCACCCAGGAACGCCTGCGTCGCGGTGAAGTGGTCGGGGCGGTCAGTATTCAGCCTCAGGCACTGCCAAGCTGCCTGGTCGATCAACTGGGCGCGCTGGATTACCTGTTTGTCGGTTCAAAAGCCTTTGCGGAGCGCTACTTCCCCAATGGCGTCACCCGCGCCGCGCTGCTTAAGGCACCTGCCGTGGCGTTCGACCATCTGGACGATATGCATCAGGCTTTCCTGCAACAAAACTTCGACCTGCCGCCGGGCAGCGTGCCGTGCCACATCGTAAACTCGTCTGAGGCCTTCGTGCAGCTTGCGCGTCAGGGAACCACCTGCTGCATGATCCCGCACCTGCAGATTGAAAAGGAGTTGAAAAGCGGTGAGCTGATTGATTTGACGCCGGGGCTGTATCAGCGCCGGATGCTTTACTGGCACCGTTTTGCGCCGGAAAGCCGCATGATGCGCAACGTCACCGACGCGCTGCTGGCATACGGGCACAAGGTGTTGAGACAGGATTAA
- the fbaA gene encoding class II fructose-bisphosphate aldolase, whose product MSKIFDFVKPGVITGDDVQKVFQVAKENNFALPAVNCVGTDSINAVLETAAKVKAPVIVQFSNGGAAFIAGKGVKTDIPQGAAILGAISGAHHVHQMAEHYGVPVILHTDHCAKKLLPWIDGLLDAGEKHFAATGKPLFSSHMIDLSEESLEENIEICSKYLARMSKMGMTLEIELGCTGGEEDGVDNSHMDASALYTQPEDVDYAYTELSKISPRFTIAASFGNVHGVYKPGNVVLTPTILRDSQEYVSKKHNLPHNSLNFVFHGGSGSSAQEIKDSVSYGVVKMNIDTDTQWATWDGILQYYKANEAYLQGQLGNPKGEDQPNKKYYDPRVWLRAAQTSMVTRLEQAFKELNAIDVL is encoded by the coding sequence ATGTCTAAAATTTTTGATTTCGTAAAACCTGGCGTGATCACTGGTGATGACGTTCAGAAAGTGTTCCAGGTAGCTAAAGAAAACAACTTTGCTCTGCCAGCAGTTAACTGCGTGGGTACTGACTCCATCAACGCCGTACTGGAAACCGCTGCAAAAGTTAAAGCACCGGTTATCGTACAGTTCTCTAACGGCGGCGCTGCGTTCATCGCAGGTAAAGGCGTGAAAACTGACATTCCTCAGGGTGCTGCAATCCTGGGCGCTATCTCTGGTGCGCACCACGTACACCAGATGGCTGAACACTACGGTGTTCCAGTTATCCTGCACACTGACCACTGCGCGAAGAAACTGCTGCCGTGGATCGACGGTCTGCTGGACGCGGGTGAAAAACACTTCGCGGCTACCGGTAAGCCACTGTTCTCTTCTCACATGATCGACCTGTCTGAAGAGTCTCTGGAAGAGAACATCGAGATCTGCTCCAAATACCTGGCGCGCATGTCCAAAATGGGCATGACCCTGGAAATCGAACTGGGTTGCACCGGCGGTGAAGAAGACGGCGTGGACAACAGCCACATGGACGCTTCTGCTCTGTACACTCAGCCAGAAGACGTTGATTACGCTTACACCGAGCTGAGCAAAATTAGCCCACGCTTCACCATTGCAGCGTCTTTCGGTAACGTACACGGCGTTTACAAACCAGGTAACGTGGTTCTGACCCCAACCATCCTGCGTGACTCTCAGGAATACGTGTCCAAGAAACACAACCTGCCGCACAACAGCCTGAACTTCGTCTTCCACGGCGGTTCCGGTTCTTCTGCTCAGGAAATCAAAGACTCCGTAAGCTACGGCGTAGTGAAAATGAACATCGATACCGACACCCAGTGGGCAACCTGGGACGGTATCCTGCAGTACTACAAAGCGAACGAAGCTTACCTGCAGGGCCAGCTGGGCAACCCGAAAGGCGAAGACCAGCCGAACAAGAAATACTACGATCCACGCGTATGGCTGCGCGCAGCGCAGACGTCCATGGTGACCCGTCTGGAGCAGGCATTCAAAGAGCTGAACGCGATCGACGTTCTGTAA
- the argO gene encoding arginine exporter ArgO, with the protein MLSYYFQGLALGAAMILPLGPQNAFVMNQGIRRQYHLMIALLCAVSDLLLICAGIFGGSALLMQSPWLLALVTWGGVAFLLWYGFGALKTAMSSNLELASAEVMKQGRWKIIVTMLAVTWLNPHVYLDTFVVLGSLGGQLDVEPKRWFALGTVSASFLWFFGLAILAAWLAPRLRTAKAQRIINTLVGVVMWVIAFQLAKEGIHHVQGLFN; encoded by the coding sequence ATGTTATCGTATTATTTTCAGGGGCTTGCGTTAGGCGCAGCCATGATCCTTCCCCTCGGTCCGCAAAATGCGTTTGTCATGAACCAGGGGATTCGCCGCCAGTATCATCTGATGATTGCTCTGCTGTGCGCGGTAAGCGATTTACTGCTGATTTGTGCCGGGATTTTTGGCGGGAGTGCGCTGCTGATGCAGTCACCCTGGCTGCTGGCGCTGGTGACCTGGGGCGGGGTCGCCTTCCTGCTGTGGTACGGATTCGGTGCGTTAAAAACGGCAATGAGCAGTAACCTGGAGCTGGCGAGCGCCGAAGTGATGAAGCAGGGGCGCTGGAAGATCATCGTCACCATGCTGGCGGTAACGTGGCTTAACCCGCACGTCTATCTCGACACGTTTGTGGTGCTCGGGAGCCTGGGTGGGCAACTGGACGTTGAGCCGAAGCGCTGGTTTGCCCTGGGCACGGTGAGTGCCTCCTTCCTCTGGTTCTTTGGCCTCGCCATTCTGGCGGCGTGGCTGGCACCCCGTTTGCGTACCGCCAAAGCCCAGCGGATCATCAACACGCTGGTGGGCGTGGTGATGTGGGTCATTGCCTTTCAGCTGGCGAAAGAGGGTATTCATCATGTTCAGGGATTGTTCAACTAA
- the serA gene encoding phosphoglycerate dehydrogenase has translation MAKVSLEKDKIKFLLVEGVHQKALDSLRAAGYTNIEFHKGALDTEELKASIRDAHFIGLRSRTHLTEDVIAAAEKLVAIGCFCIGTNQVDLNAAAKRGIPVFNAPFSNTRSVAELVIGELLLLLRGIPEANAKAHRGVWNKLAAGSYEARGKKLGIIGYGHIGTQLGILAESLGMHVYFYDIESKLPLGNATQVQHLSDLLNMSDVVSLHVPENASTKNMMGAEELALMKPGSLLINAARGTVVDIPALCDALKRKHLAGAAIDVFPTEPATNSDPFNSPLCEFDNVILTPHIGGSTQEAQENIGLEVAGKLSKYSDNGSTLSAVNFPEVSLPLHGGRRLLHIHENRPGVLTAINQIFAEQSVNIAAQYLQTNSQMGYVVIDIEADEDVAEKALQSMKAIPGTIRARLLY, from the coding sequence ATGGCAAAGGTATCACTGGAGAAAGACAAGATTAAATTCCTGCTAGTAGAAGGCGTGCATCAAAAAGCACTTGATAGCCTTCGCGCGGCAGGTTACACCAACATCGAATTTCACAAAGGCGCGCTGGATACTGAAGAGCTGAAAGCGTCCATCCGTGATGCCCACTTCATCGGCCTGCGATCCCGTACTCACCTGACTGAAGATGTTATTGCTGCGGCGGAAAAGCTGGTCGCTATCGGCTGTTTCTGCATCGGTACCAACCAGGTTGACCTGAATGCTGCCGCAAAACGCGGTATCCCGGTCTTCAACGCCCCGTTCTCCAACACCCGTTCCGTGGCGGAGCTGGTGATTGGCGAACTGCTGCTGCTGCTGCGCGGTATTCCGGAAGCCAACGCCAAAGCCCACCGCGGCGTGTGGAACAAACTGGCCGCGGGCTCTTATGAAGCGCGCGGTAAAAAACTGGGTATCATCGGTTACGGCCACATTGGTACCCAACTGGGTATCCTGGCTGAATCCCTGGGCATGCATGTTTACTTCTACGACATTGAAAGCAAACTGCCGCTGGGGAACGCCACTCAGGTTCAACATCTTTCTGACCTGCTGAACATGAGCGACGTGGTAAGCCTGCATGTGCCGGAAAACGCCTCAACCAAAAATATGATGGGCGCGGAAGAGCTGGCGCTGATGAAGCCAGGTTCCCTGCTGATCAACGCCGCACGCGGTACGGTTGTCGACATTCCCGCGCTGTGCGATGCCCTGAAGCGTAAGCATCTGGCGGGGGCGGCTATCGACGTCTTCCCGACGGAGCCTGCAACCAACAGCGATCCATTTAACTCTCCGCTGTGCGAGTTCGACAACGTGATCCTGACGCCACACATCGGTGGCTCTACTCAGGAAGCGCAGGAGAACATCGGCCTGGAAGTGGCGGGTAAACTGAGCAAATACTCCGATAACGGTTCAACGCTCTCTGCCGTTAACTTCCCGGAAGTGTCGCTGCCGCTGCACGGTGGCCGTCGTCTGCTGCACATTCACGAAAACCGTCCGGGTGTGCTGACCGCCATCAACCAGATCTTTGCTGAGCAGAGTGTCAACATTGCCGCGCAGTATCTGCAAACCAACTCGCAGATGGGCTATGTGGTTATTGATATCGAAGCAGATGAAGATGTGGCCGAGAAAGCGCTGCAGAGCATGAAGGCCATTCCGGGGACGATTCGCGCGCGTCTGCTGTACTAA
- a CDS encoding small-conductance mechanosensitive channel MscS, whose product MEQLDVVDSINNAGNWLVRNQALLLSYAVNIVAAIAIIIVGMIVARIVSNAVNRVMVARHIDATVADFLSALVRYGIIAFTLIAALGRVGVQTASVIAVLGAAGLAIGLALQGSLSNLAAGVLLVTFRPFRSGEYVDLGGIAGTVLQVQIFSTTLRTVDGRIVVVPNGKIIAGNIINFSREPVRRNELIISVAYDSDIDQVKSLIANIIASDDRILKDKEQTVRLHELGASSINFVVRIWSKSSDLQNVYWDVLERIKREFDANGISFPYPQMDVNVKKVKEAE is encoded by the coding sequence ATGGAACAACTCGATGTTGTAGACAGCATCAATAACGCCGGTAACTGGCTGGTGCGCAACCAGGCGCTGCTGCTGAGTTACGCCGTGAATATCGTCGCGGCGATTGCCATCATCATCGTCGGGATGATCGTGGCGCGTATTGTATCGAATGCGGTCAACCGGGTGATGGTAGCGCGACATATCGACGCTACGGTGGCTGACTTTCTCTCTGCGCTGGTGCGCTATGGTATCATCGCGTTTACGCTGATTGCTGCACTGGGGCGCGTGGGGGTACAAACGGCATCGGTGATCGCCGTGCTTGGTGCCGCGGGTCTGGCTATTGGTCTGGCGTTACAGGGCTCGCTCTCAAACCTGGCGGCAGGCGTTCTGCTGGTCACCTTCCGTCCGTTCCGTTCCGGTGAGTATGTTGATCTGGGCGGCATTGCCGGTACCGTACTGCAGGTACAAATTTTCTCAACCACTCTGCGTACCGTTGACGGGCGTATCGTTGTGGTCCCGAACGGGAAAATCATCGCGGGCAACATTATTAACTTTTCTCGCGAGCCGGTGCGCCGTAACGAGTTAATTATCAGCGTGGCGTATGATTCCGATATTGATCAGGTGAAATCGCTGATTGCTAACATCATCGCCTCCGACGATCGTATTCTGAAAGACAAAGAGCAGACCGTGCGCCTGCACGAACTGGGTGCTTCCTCTATTAACTTCGTGGTGCGTATCTGGAGCAAAAGCAGCGATCTGCAAAACGTGTACTGGGACGTGCTGGAGCGCATTAAGCGCGAGTTTGACGCCAACGGCATCAGCTTCCCGTATCCGCAGATGGACGTAAACGTCAAAAAAGTAAAAGAAGCCGAATAA
- the rpiA gene encoding ribose-5-phosphate isomerase RpiA has protein sequence MTQDELKKAVGWAALQYVQPGTIVGVGTGSTAAHFIDALGTMKGQIEGAVSSSDASTEKLKSLGITVFDLNEVDRLGIYVDGADEINGHMQMIKGGGAALTREKIIASVADKFICIADASKQVDILGKFPLPVEVIPMARSAVARELVKLGGRPEYRQGVVTDNGNVILDVHGLEILDAIALENAINGIPGVVTVGLFANRGADVALIGTADGVKTIVK, from the coding sequence ATGACGCAGGATGAACTGAAAAAAGCAGTAGGATGGGCCGCGCTCCAGTACGTGCAACCGGGTACTATCGTCGGTGTGGGTACGGGGTCGACGGCGGCACACTTTATCGATGCGCTGGGCACGATGAAGGGGCAGATCGAGGGCGCGGTTTCGAGCTCCGATGCTTCCACGGAAAAGCTGAAAAGCCTCGGCATTACCGTTTTCGATCTGAACGAAGTGGACCGTCTGGGGATCTACGTTGATGGCGCGGATGAAATCAACGGGCATATGCAGATGATCAAAGGCGGCGGCGCAGCGCTGACGCGTGAAAAGATCATCGCCTCCGTGGCCGATAAATTCATCTGTATCGCGGATGCATCCAAGCAGGTTGATATTCTGGGTAAATTCCCGTTGCCGGTTGAAGTGATCCCAATGGCGCGCAGCGCCGTGGCACGTGAGCTGGTAAAACTGGGCGGACGTCCTGAATACCGTCAGGGTGTGGTCACCGATAACGGCAACGTGATCCTCGACGTTCATGGCCTGGAAATTCTCGACGCGATCGCGCTCGAAAACGCCATCAACGGCATTCCGGGCGTGGTAACAGTAGGGTTATTCGCCAACCGTGGCGCGGATGTTGCGCTGATCGGCACGGCTGATGGCGTGAAAACCATCGTAAAATGA